The genome window GTTTGCCTTAACCTTTATCGCCCAGCATGCCACACGTTCCATCTGTGGGATAAACCAGATGAGCACTGTTGTGTTGCAGACGTTGAAGCAGGTGTGGAACATTGCCAGTACTATAGGCAGCAAGGCAGCCTTCTGTGCAGCAGGCAACGTATCGTTTACAGGGTCATAACCCACAAGTCGGCAAACGAAATTGACGAAAGGATAGAAGAGACACATTACCCAGATGACACCAAAGACATTGAAGAGCAGGTGCGCAAAGGCTGCACGGCGTGCCTGCGTGTTGGCTCCGAGGGCTGCAAGATTGGCTGTGGCAGTCGTTCCGATGTTCTCACCCATCACCAAGGCAATACCGAGGTAAATCGGCAATACACCTGTTGAGCAGAGCAGGATGGTAATGGCCATCACCGCAGCAGAGCTTTGCACGATACAGGTAATGAGCGTTCCTATCAGAAGGAAGATGAGAATCGTCAGATGACTGTTCCTGTCAAAGGACGAGAAGAACTGTATTGCGTCAGGGTTATGCTCCAGATCGAGCGATTTCCCGGCACTGCTCAACAGCACAAGGGCGAAGAAAAGGAAGGCAATACCAAAGAGGAAGTCACCGATGTAACGCCGTTTCTTACTGTAAATGAGGATAATTCCGATGAAGAAAGCAGGGAAGACGACCAAGGTAAGGTCGACATTAAATCCCAGGGACATAATCCATGCCGTGAGCGTAGTACCGATATTGGCACCCATAATGACCGAGATAGCCTGTGCAAGGGTAAGGAGTCCCGCATTTACGAAGCTCACCGTCATCACAGTCGTAGCCGATGACGACTGCACGGCACAGGTAATAAAGGTACCCGTAAGCATTCCTGTGAAACGGTTGGTGGTCATTGCACCCAGAATATGGCGCAACTGCGAGCCTGCCATCTTCTGCAGAGCCTCGCTCATAACTTTCATTCCGTAAATCAAGAGGGCAAGAGAGCCCATAATCTTCATGAAGATAATCGAATAGTCGCTTGTACTCATATATACAAATTAGAGATTTTTTTCGTCTGAAACGGGGAATAATTGAATTATAAAATATGAATTATCTGAATAATAAAAAACAACTTCAAGAAATGTATCTATACTCCTCAGGCTCTGCACGGATACTTCGGACAGCTTGTCACAGGGCTCCGAACAATGTGTCCGGGAGTTTCGGACTGGAATGTCCGTGGGCTTCCCAGACAGGTGTGATACATCAGTACATTATCCATTTCGCCTGCAAATATACGAAAAGACCTCCCTATCCTAATGGAAAGAGAGGTCTTTTATTTTGCTTTATGCGTTTTTTAACTAAAAAAACAGACAGCTTTTTCAGGCATCCTGCTGGCGTACACCCATGCGTGCCTCAACAACATTGACAACATAGTCGCCCAACTTCTCACACTCCTGGATGATATCCATGTACATTGTTCCTATGGCATAGGTGTACTTGTGGTCGTTCACATCGTTGATATTCTGGGAACGCAGCTGGTTACGATAGTTATTGATTTCGTTCTCGATGTTGAACGAACGGTTTACATCATTGTCCTGACGGTGTCCCACGAGGATTCGGTTCATCTGCGTCAGGGCATCATCCGTAAGCTCAAACATCTGGTGCATGTGGTCATACTGCTCGTCAGTGAAGTCTTCCTTACCATGGAAGCGTCGGTTCTCAGTGCGTGCAATATTGAAACAAGCATCGCCGATACTCTCCAACTCAGAGATTTCACGAAGCATGGAACGCACCTTCTCCTTCGTTTCATCACTCAGATGGGCATTTGAAACCTGGTCAAGATACTTGGCAATCTCAATCTCCATGTTGTCAGAAATACCTTCATACTTCTCGATGCGGCTGTAGAGTTTGGTAAATTTATCAGTATCCTTCTCGCCAAGCAGCTCACGCACCATGCCGAACATACGCTGGATACGCTCGGCAAACGACTTTATCTCCTTTGAAGCCTCAAGCACTGAAAGCTCCGGAGTCTTCATGATACCAGCCTGAATGAAGTGCAGACGGAACTCATCCTCATCCTTCTTGGACTTAGGCTTGATGATCTTGCAGACCAGTTTTTCCAGATACTTGATTGGTCCGACAAGGATAAGCGTATTCGTAATATTGAACGCTGTGTGGAAAGCAGCAAGCACAAAGCTCAGCTTGGCAGCATTGGCAGCAAAGCCGGCAGCACCCTTTGGCATGTCAACATCATATCCAACCCAGCTACATACCATGTTGATAAAAGGATGGAAGATGCACAATACCCAGATAACTCCGAAGACATTGAACACCATGTGTGCCATTGCCGCACGCCGTGCCTGCGTGTTTGCGGTCAAGGCGGCGAGATTTGAGGTTACGGTCGTTCCGATATTCTCACCCATCACCAGCGCAATACCCTGATAAATGGGCAGCACGCCCGTTGAACAGAGGATCATCGTGATAGCCATGATGGCAGCAGAACTCTGCACACACATGGTCAGCACGCTACCAATGAGCAGGAAAACGATTGTCGTAAAGAAGCTCTTGGGGTCGAACTGGCTGAAGAAATCGAGCACAGCCTGATTGTGTGCGAGGTCCATGTCGATACCTGTCTGACGCAAAGTACCCAGTCCAAGGAACATAAACGAGATTCCGAAGAGGAAGTCTCCGATGAGTTTACGCTTCTTGGAGTAAATCAGAACGATACCGATAAAGAATGCCGGCCACACGAAGTCGGTGATATTGAACGAGAAACCAGCCGACATAATCCATGCCGTAAGCGTCGTTCCGATGTTCGCACCCATGATGACCGAGATTGCCTGAACCAGTGTCAGCAGCCCGGCATTCACGAAGCTGACCGTCATCACCGTCGTTGCCGTTGACGACTGGACAGCACCTGTGATGAATGTACCCGTAAGAATACCTGTAAAACGATTAGTAGTCATTGCGCCAAGGACGTGGCGCAGCTGTGGACCTGCCATTTTCTGCAGGCTCTCGCTCATTGCCTTCATACCGAACATCAGCAATGCCAATGCACCAATGAGCTTAAAAAAAATCCAAATCGACATATAATTACTTAATTTGTGATGCCTGTTTCTTGGATATATGCAAAACTTTCTCTAATTTTACCATCCGTTTCAGCGACAGTCAATCTTCTTCGCTGACCTATTCTTTAACCATAAACGATTATGAGACAAGTACTGCAAATCCGTTGCAAAAATAATAAAAAAACTCAAGAAGTCCCAATGGGAAGTACACTTTCTGACATTTATAGGGAAATTAATCTGCAAATGACCTATGGACCAGTAAGTGCGAAAGTAAATAATAAGGTGGAAGGACTCCACTTCCGTGTCTATCGTAACAAGGACATAGAGTTCCTCGACCTGCACACACCATCGGGTATCCGGACCTATACCCGTTCGCTCTTCCTCGTTCTCTGCAAGGCTGTACACGACCTTTATACGGGCAGTGAAGTGGTGATTGACATCCCTGTTTCAAACGGTTACTACTGTAATCTGAAGCTCGGGCATGCCATCACTGCAGAGGATGTTGACCGTATCCGTACACGGATGAAGGAGATTATCGATGCACGGATGCCCATACAACGCTACGAAACCACCACGGAAGAAGCCGTAAGGATGTTTGAAGAACTGGGCGATACACAGAAGGCAAAGCTGCTACGCAGCAGCGGTTCGCTCTATACGGTCCATTATGTGCTGGATGACTATAAGGATTATTACTACGGCTCGATGCTTACAAACACCGCACAGCTCCACCTCTTCGGACTTGAGCCTTACTTTGATGGCGTCCTGCTCCGCATCCCTTCCATACAGGACCCGTCCAAACTGGGCGAAATGGTACGGCAGGACAAAATGTTCGAGGTGTTCAAGGAACATCACCGCTGGCAGAGTATTCTGGGAATAAAGACCGTCGGCGACTTCAACGAAGCACTCAAGAACGGCTTTTCAACCGACCTTATCAACGTCAGCGAGGCACTGCAGGAAAAGAAAATATCACAGATTGCCGATACCATTGCCGGACGGAAGCAGACTAAAGTAGTGCTCATTGCCGGACCCTCATCAAGCGGTAAGACCACATTCTGCAAGCGACTCTCGGTACAGCTCCTTGCAAGTGGCGTGAAACCCGTGCAGATTTCGCTTGACGACTACTTCGTGAACAGGGAAGAAACACCGAAGGATGAAAATGGAGAACTTGACTATGAGAGCATCTATGCACTGAACATTCCGCTCATCAATGAGCAGTTCAACGCCCTTTTCCGTGGAGAGGAAGTGGAATTGCCTAAGTATAATTTCCAGACTGGAACGAGTGAGAAGAGCGGCAAGAAACTGCATCTCGGCGAGAACAACGTGCTGCTTGTGGAGGGAATACACGCCCTTAACCCCGTACTGACCGATCAGATAGCAGATGAAAAGAAGTTCAAAATCTACGCATCTGCCCTCACAACCATCCTGCTGGACGACCACAACTACATCCCGACGACTGACAACCGACTGCTCCGGCGCATTGTACGCGACCACAAATACCGTGGCTGTTCGGCACAGGACACCATCCACCGCTGGCCAAGTGTGCGTGCCGGCGAGAACAAGTGGATTTTCCCTTATCAGGAACAGGCGGATGTAATGTTCAATACTGCCATGCTCTTCGAGCTTGCCGTCATCAAACCGCAGGCTGAAGAAGTGCTGGAACAGGTGCCCGAGAACTGTGAGGAATATGCTGAAGCCTATCGCCTGCGAAAGTTCCTGAAGTATTTTGCACCGCTTCCTTTCCGCAATCTTCCCCCGACATCCCTGCTGCGAGAGTTCCTCGGAGGCAGTTCGTTCAAGTATTAAAAGGCACTCCTGCTGCCGTTTGTACCATAGGCTGTATATCACCCAATGGCATACATTCGCACGTTTCAGCCTTTCCCATGTCATTACCTGTACTGGGTAATACTATTAACCCCCAACCGGTTATTAGCCCCTAATGACCTATTGGGGTTTAAAGATGTGAAAAATGTCCTCAACAACTCCGCATTTTATTTTCCACAATTGATTTGATTCTTACAAAACAGATGTTTCAACAGCAGGAAACAACGAGTTCGTTGATATGCTGTTTACCCCCGACTGCTTCCTTGGCATGAAAGAAACATCGCTTTATACATAGCACTATTCCCATGTCTCATTCACCTCCATAACCCTTGGAAAAGAACGGTTCTTCCTGTAAAAATAAAAAGATACACCTTAATAAGTGGGAAAAAATATATACCTTTGTAATCAATCTAAGAAACAAAATAATATATGCCCATATATTACCAGACGTGGGTAATCATCAAAGACACAACCGACAACATTCCAAGAGAGTACGGAACTTGATTGGATTATGCTAAACAAACACACTTTTGACAATGAAAACAAGAATATTCATCACCCTGCTGTTAATTTGTCATACCACACTCAACTGGGCACAGAACCGAGTGACAGAGCTTCGGACATGGAAGTTTTCACACGACAGCCTACACTGGCAGACCGTGAACATTCCCCATGACTGGGCTATCAGCGGTCCCTTCGACAAGAAATGGGACTTACAATGCGTGGCAATAGAACAGAACGGCGAGAAACAGGCTACTGAAAAGAGCGGACGTAGCGGGGCGTTACCGTGGATAGGAGAAGGATGGTACAGCCATCAGCTGACCATCAAGAACCGTAAAGACTTTTCCCACGCTTATCTTTGCTTTGATGGTGCGATGTCAGAACCCATTGTCTACATCAACGGAAAGGAAGCTGGACGGTGGGCATACGGCTACAATGCCTTCCGAATTGATGCTACAAAATACCTGAAGAAAGGCGAAAATACGATTATCGTACATCTCAATAACCGTGAGGAAAGCTCACGCTGGTATCCCGGAGCAGGACTTTATCGCCCTGTAAGACTGGTCCTTACGCCCGAAATGCGTATTGACCCGTGGAATGTCTATATACGTACAACCCGCCTCGATGACGATGGTGCTACACTTTCCATTGACGCAAAGGTTGACGGATGGGACGGTAAAAAGAAGCTGATAGCAATTGCCTACGGTAGTGCAGACGGGCAGCCGGAACAGACAGAACTGACCCTTGACCCACTCACAGGCATTGCACACGCCGAACTGAAATGGAAGAAAGGTAAATATAGCGTATGGACCCCAGAACAGCCCGTCCTCATTCCCCTTGGCATCTACACCCGAAACAAAGGCACGCTGCTACCTCTTTACACCACGAAGACGGCTGTCCGCACCGTTTCAGTCTCTAAGGAAAAGGGCTTTCAGCTGAATGGTGTCAGCAGGAAGATACAAGGTGTATGCCTGCATCACGACCTCGGACCACTCGGAGCAGCGGAAAACAAGGCGGCACTGATACGTCAGATAAAACAGATGAAGGACATGGGAGCAGACGCCATACGCACTGCCCACAATATGCCCTCAGAACTCTTCGCACAGCTTTGTGACTCCCTGGGAATGATGGTAATGGCTGAAAGTTTCGATATGTGGGTCTACCCCAAGTGCAAGAACGGCTATGCACGGTTCTTCAACGACTGGGCTGACAAGGATATAGAGAATCTCGTAAGGCATCATCGCAACCATCCCAGCATCGTGATGTGGAGCATCGGCAACGAAATTCCCGAACAGTGGAGCGAAGAAGGTCGGCAGATTGCCGGAAGGCTACAGGAAATCTGTCATCGGCTCGACCCCTCACGCCCCGTAACACAGGGTATGGACCGGGCTGAAGAAGCCTTGAAAGCAGGCTTTGCACAGGTAATGGACGTGCCGGGATTCAACTACCGTGTCTATAAATACAACCGCAACATAGCACAACTGCCCAAGGGTTTTCTCTTAGGGTCAGAGACTGCCTCGACAGTCTCAAGCCGTGGGGTCTACAAGTTTCCTGTCCGCTGGGGCGTGGCAGAGGCTGAAAAGGACGGACAGGTGTCAAGCTACGACACGCAATGGTGCTCGTGGAGCAATCTGCCAGAGGAGGACTTTATCGCTATGGAGGACCTTCCCTATACCATCGGACAGTTTATTTGGACAGGAACGGACTACCTTGGCGAACCAACTCCTTACGATGAATACTGGCCCAGTCGTAGCAGTTACTTCGGAGCGTGCGACCTTGCAGGGCTGCCTAAGGACCGTTACTATCTCTATCGGGCGGTATGGAACAGGAACAAGCCAACACTTCACCTCCTTCCCCATTGGACATGGAACGGACGTGAGGGACAGGTGACGCCCGTCTTCTGCTATTCAAGCTACCCGGAGGCGGAACTCTTCGTCAATGGGAAGTCGCAGGGACGACGCAGGAAGGCTGGAAAAGAAGTGCAGGGCGAGGCTGCTACAGGAAAAGCAGCTACTCCCGAAGAAGCCCGACAGCGTGCCGAACGCTATCGGATGATATGGGACAACGTCGTCTATGAGCCCGGAGAGCTGAAGGTTGTGGCATACGATGAGCAGGGAAAGGCAGCTGATTCCGTTTCAGTCTACACTGCCGGAAAACCTCATAAGCTACTACTTGAGCCCGACAAGTCCACCTGCGGCATCCCCAGTGCCAACCTTGTCTACATCACAGTGACAATGCTTGACGAGCAGGGCAATCCCGTTCCGGATGCTGACAACGAACTCTTCTTCACCGTGTCAGGTGCCGGACGGTTCAAAGCGGTCTGCAATGGCGACCCGACCTCATTGGAGTCATTCACCGAACCACAGATGAAACTCTTTCATGGTAAACTTGTCATTACGCTGGAAGGAAACAACAAGAAAGGCAACATCACACTGACTGTACACGACAAGGGGCAGGAAATCAGTGAGAGAATAATCATCCACAATACTGGCAACGAACTGCAGGCACCCGACTTGTGACACAATGGCTGCCAACAACTGTAGAAATACATCCTAAACAAAATATAAGACGATGAAACGTATAACCTCTTTGCTCATTACACTCTGCTGCCTTTCGACAGAAATACAGGCACAGCAGACACTTTCCTTTCCCGATGTAGATGCCATTGGATATAGTGCAAATTCCGCTTCCATAGAACTGTACACAGCTATCGGACATAACCAGTACCGCACGAGAAGCCTGCGTACTGACAAGAAGTATGTAGATTTGGAAGGAGACTCAGATATGAAACTCGTCTATTGGGACTGTACAGAGGAGGATGACCATGTAACGAAGGAGCAGATTCTCTCTGATAAAAAAACTTTCCTCAATGTCAACGACCTGCCATCTACCTCATTGAATGATTATATCGGAAAGATATTCTACATCAATGAGAAGGGAACATGGAGACGTGAGCATGAGAAAACATCGCTTATCCTGAAGTTCCTCAACCAAGGAACAGCCTCTGTACAGGAAGTGTATTATGGTATTGAAGATGATTCCTATAATCGCAGTGCTGCCTCAACCACCCTTCCTGAATCCATGAAGACATGGCGTGTAAGCAGAGCAGACTTTTACACCCCACTGACACTGAAGTTTAAAGACAATAAAGAGATAGTTGTCCTCATTTCCATATGGGGTCAAGACTTTGATTATCTACTTATTCCAAGCAGCGACAAAGATATTCTTATTAGGAATTCATCAGACCGTCCCATTGTCAATATTACAGAGGCTACAGAGAAATATGTCGACACAAAGTCACATGATTTCACCCAATACTTTATCAAATTCTACTATGGTCTAAGGAAAACTGAAAACAACAAAGTTCAGTTAATAAACCGATTAGGCGAGAACGTACTGGGAGAAGACTATGACCATATTAGCTATGCTGACCGTTTTATCATCGCCCAGACGAAAGACAAGATAGATGTCTTCAATCTATATTTGAACAAACTAAATCTTGGTAAGGTAAAAGTAGTAAGAGAGGTACCAAAGAGTGTCTACGGACGTATCGAGGTGCTGAACGATGAAGGTGCTGCCTACTATGACGAATTTCAACAAAAGGCATCCAGCCCCGTCCGTAGGATTATAGGTGTATGCGGTACTGTAGATCACTGGTCATATGACATAGTCAATGAAAAGGGCGTATATATGATGCAAAAAACCAGCACCGGACCGGGTTGGGGATACCAAGAAGAGGTTAAGTTTATCTTAACTGACTGCCAGCCTGGCGACTCTGTTTCAATTATTGACGGAAGTAAGAACTTCAGCTATAATGCAAACTATGGCATCAATGGTGAGATTGAGATTAATCCTTCCTTAATCAAGGTTGGAAGAAATGGGAAATTCGGTATCCTGCGATACGATTATGACTTTGACAAGAACATACAACCAAAGATTGTGGCAAACAAACCAGACGATTATCCTTTGGAGTTCCATTACTATCCAACACAGAAAGTCAAAGGAGAAATCCTACTGCCCATCGAGAATGATTCAATAGTCATGCAGCAAGACGGTATGATACTATTCTATAAAGATGGGAAAATAGGCATCTTCGGACGGGATAAAATTCCTGTATTTGAAGAACTGACACAGCAGACTAAGTCGTTCTATTACTTCAGAAAGGACGGTAAAGAAGGCTGGCTTGACAGGGAAACTGACACCGAGTACTTCAAGGAATAATAACGAAAACAGCATATAAGCTCTTTAAAATAAAGTAAACATTCCTGCTTAAAAGCCAATCTTGAAGGGTGAAAAAGTAAAAGAATAAAAAGATAAAAACAAGGTTCTGAACCTTAAGAATTGCCATTTGCCGAATTATTTTCACGAAAAGAAGAATTTATTTTCATGAAAATAAATATTTTTCTTCATGAAAAGAAATATTTTTTTTCGTGAAAATAATTCGCAAGAGAGGGCTTATCATAGACTAAAAGGCTACCAGAATATCTGTAAACAAACTTCGTATAATGCTTTAAAGTGTGTCAAAACAAAGGGCAAATCAGGCTTTTAATTTTCGAGAAAGAGTGGAGTTCTTTGGCAAGGGCATATCAACTTGACAAGAAAGAAATAACAAAAGGACATCTATTCCGTGTATAGTGAATCGCATCACTGGTACAACACTGGAATAACTGTCCTTTGTTTTGTTGATATTTACAGGCAGATAGAAGTATCCACCACTCACACCATGCTAATTTCAGCGGGTTGCCTGTAACAGAGTTGGGACTGGAAGAGCCTGCACCTTATCGGTCAAGTTTCCACGTAACACCGTCCTTGGTGTCCTTAACCTGGAAGCCGGCATCAGCGAGGGCATCACGAATCTGGTCGCTGACTGCCCAGTTCTTCTCAGCTTTCGCCTTTGCACGGAGGTCGAGAACCATATCAACAACCTTGCCGTAAGCCTCCTCACGGGCATCGTTGTTAGCTCCACGCTCATTCTGAAGACCAAGGATATCGAAGGCAAAGATGTGCATTACCTCAGTAAGTTCCTTGAGGTCATCGGCTGAAATCTGCGCCTTGTGGTCGATGAGGATGTTCACCAAGTGGCATGCCTCAAAGAGAGTTGAGATGGCAGCAGGCGTCATCAGGTCGTCATTCATCGCATCATAGCACTTCTGGCGGAAGACAGCAACAAACTTCTTTGTATTCTCATCAGATGCGGCAGCAGTCTGTATGCGTACCAAGTCCTCAATACCATTCATCAGACGCTCGTATCCCTTCTCAGCAGCCTGCAGTGCCTCGTTGGAGAAGTCGACTGTTCCACGATAGTGGGCAGAGAGGATGAAGAAGCGAATCGTCATCGGAGAGTAAGCCTGTGTGAGCGTATCATGCTCGCCGGTAAAGAACTGTTCGAGCGTAATGAAGTTGCCAAGCGACTTGCCCATCTTCTGTCCGTTGATGGTAATCATATTGTTGTGCATCCAATACTTCACCATCTCATCACCCTGTGAAGCCACAGCTTGAGCAATCTCACACTCATGATGCGGGAAGATAAGGTCCATACCACCACCGTGAATATCGAAGTGGTCGCCCAGATACTTGCGTCCCATCGCCGTACACTCACAGTGCCAGCCCGGGAAGCCATCGCTCCAAGGTGACGGCCAACGCATGATATGCTCTGGCATGGCACGCTTCCAGAGTGCAAAGTCTACCTGATTACGCTTCTCGCCAACGCCTGCCAGCTCCCGTGAATTATTGACCATGTCGGTGAGATTACGCCCAGAAAGCACACCATAGCGGTGGTCCTTGTCGTATTTCGCCACATCAAAGTAAATGCTTCCATTGCTTTCATAGGCATAGCCGTTGGCAAGAATCTGCTTTACAAGCTCTTCCTGCTCAATGATATGACCTGTTGCATGTGGTTCAATGCTCGGTGGCAATACGTTCAGCGAACGCATCGCATCGTGATAGCGGTTCGTGTAATACTGTGCTATCTCCATCGGCTCAAGCTGCTCAAGACGTGCCTTCTTCTCAATCTTGTCGTCACCTTCGTCAGCATCATGTTCCAAATGACCTACATCCGTGATGTTACGAACATAGCGAACCTTGTACCCGATGTGCTTCAGATAGCGGAAAAGAATATCAAAGGTAATAGCAGGACGCGCATGTCCGAGGTGCGGGTCGCCATAAACTGTCGGTCCACAGACATACATTCCCACGTTAGGTGCTGCAATCGGTTGGAAGAGTTCCTTCTTGCGATGCAGTGTATTGTAAATAACTAAGTCTTGCATAATCAGTTGTTTATTTCTTGATGATGCAAAAGTACAAAATAATTATCATCTGCACCACTGTTGTGCAGACTTTTTATAAGCTATACTAATTACGATGCCTAATTGGGGTAATTAGCCTAATTAAGCACGCTAAGCTAAGAAAGTGAATTGGCTAAGCACTCCTTTCATCAAAACCTATCGGGCGGAACTGACGCTGTTCTACGCTGTAGACATAGCCTGCATCATACAGATAGGCTTTAATCTTATCAGCATCTTCATCGAAGTTATAACAAAGCGACTCCAGAGTGTCAAACTCTTCATCACGCAGCAGCATATTTACACTGCTTACCAATATCGCAGGGTCTTTGGGTAAATAATCCATATCTTCTATCAACAGGAAGCAAAAGGGCTACTTCATTGACTCGCTGACGAACTGGAGCGGCAGAAGGTCCTTTACACTATTGATGACATACACGCCTGCTGTACCGTAAAGAAGGATGCGGACAGGCTGCTTGTAACGGTCCTCTATCTCCAGAATGACCTGCCGGCAGGCACCACAAGGAACTATCGGGTCACGCATCAGCCCATACTCATTAGCCGCAGCAATGGCAAGTGTGGTGACAGCTTGGTCGGGATAATTGGACTGGGCAGCAAAGATAGCCGAACGCTCAGCACACAAACCTGACGGAAAGGCTGCGTTCTCCTGGTTTGCTCCCATGACTTCTGTCCCGTCAGCAAGCAGCAAGGCTGCCCCGACACGGAAGCGGCTGTAGGGAGAATAGCTGTTGCCGGTTGCTTCTATAGCCTTCTGGATAAGGTGCTGGTCTGCTGTTGAGAGCTCTTCAGTCTGGCAGAATCCGATTTTGATGCTTATGTCTATTGTTTTCATATTTGATATTTATTATAGGTGATGAGGCGTATTGGGCTAATAAGCCTAATTAGA of Prevotella fusca JCM 17724 contains these proteins:
- a CDS encoding Na/Pi cotransporter family protein, which produces MSTSDYSIIFMKIMGSLALLIYGMKVMSEALQKMAGSQLRHILGAMTTNRFTGMLTGTFITCAVQSSSATTVMTVSFVNAGLLTLAQAISVIMGANIGTTLTAWIMSLGFNVDLTLVVFPAFFIGIILIYSKKRRYIGDFLFGIAFLFFALVLLSSAGKSLDLEHNPDAIQFFSSFDRNSHLTILIFLLIGTLITCIVQSSAAVMAITILLCSTGVLPIYLGIALVMGENIGTTATANLAALGANTQARRAAFAHLLFNVFGVIWVMCLFYPFVNFVCRLVGYDPVNDTLPAAQKAALLPIVLAMFHTCFNVCNTTVLIWFIPQMERVACWAIKVKANKEEEDFRLRFIHSGIMKTPELSVLEASKEIHSYAERTHRMFGMVRDLLTTKEDAAFDKLYERIEKYEGISDNMEVEIAKYLDQVSDAHLSDDTKEKVRDMLREITEIESIGDSCFNIARTIKRKRTIKEEFTEAQYDSINQMFELTDDALTQMNTVLVKHKCDVDVTRTFTIENEINNYRAQLRTRNINDVNEHKYTYTVGTLYMDIIQECEKLGDFIVNVVEARMCIRK
- a CDS encoding Na/Pi cotransporter family protein, producing MSIWIFFKLIGALALLMFGMKAMSESLQKMAGPQLRHVLGAMTTNRFTGILTGTFITGAVQSSTATTVMTVSFVNAGLLTLVQAISVIMGANIGTTLTAWIMSAGFSFNITDFVWPAFFIGIVLIYSKKRKLIGDFLFGISFMFLGLGTLRQTGIDMDLAHNQAVLDFFSQFDPKSFFTTIVFLLIGSVLTMCVQSSAAIMAITMILCSTGVLPIYQGIALVMGENIGTTVTSNLAALTANTQARRAAMAHMVFNVFGVIWVLCIFHPFINMVCSWVGYDVDMPKGAAGFAANAAKLSFVLAAFHTAFNITNTLILVGPIKYLEKLVCKIIKPKSKKDEDEFRLHFIQAGIMKTPELSVLEASKEIKSFAERIQRMFGMVRELLGEKDTDKFTKLYSRIEKYEGISDNMEIEIAKYLDQVSNAHLSDETKEKVRSMLREISELESIGDACFNIARTENRRFHGKEDFTDEQYDHMHQMFELTDDALTQMNRILVGHRQDNDVNRSFNIENEINNYRNQLRSQNINDVNDHKYTYAIGTMYMDIIQECEKLGDYVVNVVEARMGVRQQDA
- a CDS encoding nucleoside kinase, translating into MRQVLQIRCKNNKKTQEVPMGSTLSDIYREINLQMTYGPVSAKVNNKVEGLHFRVYRNKDIEFLDLHTPSGIRTYTRSLFLVLCKAVHDLYTGSEVVIDIPVSNGYYCNLKLGHAITAEDVDRIRTRMKEIIDARMPIQRYETTTEEAVRMFEELGDTQKAKLLRSSGSLYTVHYVLDDYKDYYYGSMLTNTAQLHLFGLEPYFDGVLLRIPSIQDPSKLGEMVRQDKMFEVFKEHHRWQSILGIKTVGDFNEALKNGFSTDLINVSEALQEKKISQIADTIAGRKQTKVVLIAGPSSSGKTTFCKRLSVQLLASGVKPVQISLDDYFVNREETPKDENGELDYESIYALNIPLINEQFNALFRGEEVELPKYNFQTGTSEKSGKKLHLGENNVLLVEGIHALNPVLTDQIADEKKFKIYASALTTILLDDHNYIPTTDNRLLRRIVRDHKYRGCSAQDTIHRWPSVRAGENKWIFPYQEQADVMFNTAMLFELAVIKPQAEEVLEQVPENCEEYAEAYRLRKFLKYFAPLPFRNLPPTSLLREFLGGSSFKY
- a CDS encoding DUF4982 domain-containing protein, translating into MKTRIFITLLLICHTTLNWAQNRVTELRTWKFSHDSLHWQTVNIPHDWAISGPFDKKWDLQCVAIEQNGEKQATEKSGRSGALPWIGEGWYSHQLTIKNRKDFSHAYLCFDGAMSEPIVYINGKEAGRWAYGYNAFRIDATKYLKKGENTIIVHLNNREESSRWYPGAGLYRPVRLVLTPEMRIDPWNVYIRTTRLDDDGATLSIDAKVDGWDGKKKLIAIAYGSADGQPEQTELTLDPLTGIAHAELKWKKGKYSVWTPEQPVLIPLGIYTRNKGTLLPLYTTKTAVRTVSVSKEKGFQLNGVSRKIQGVCLHHDLGPLGAAENKAALIRQIKQMKDMGADAIRTAHNMPSELFAQLCDSLGMMVMAESFDMWVYPKCKNGYARFFNDWADKDIENLVRHHRNHPSIVMWSIGNEIPEQWSEEGRQIAGRLQEICHRLDPSRPVTQGMDRAEEALKAGFAQVMDVPGFNYRVYKYNRNIAQLPKGFLLGSETASTVSSRGVYKFPVRWGVAEAEKDGQVSSYDTQWCSWSNLPEEDFIAMEDLPYTIGQFIWTGTDYLGEPTPYDEYWPSRSSYFGACDLAGLPKDRYYLYRAVWNRNKPTLHLLPHWTWNGREGQVTPVFCYSSYPEAELFVNGKSQGRRRKAGKEVQGEAATGKAATPEEARQRAERYRMIWDNVVYEPGELKVVAYDEQGKAADSVSVYTAGKPHKLLLEPDKSTCGIPSANLVYITVTMLDEQGNPVPDADNELFFTVSGAGRFKAVCNGDPTSLESFTEPQMKLFHGKLVITLEGNNKKGNITLTVHDKGQEISERIIIHNTGNELQAPDL
- the cysS gene encoding cysteine--tRNA ligase, whose protein sequence is MQDLVIYNTLHRKKELFQPIAAPNVGMYVCGPTVYGDPHLGHARPAITFDILFRYLKHIGYKVRYVRNITDVGHLEHDADEGDDKIEKKARLEQLEPMEIAQYYTNRYHDAMRSLNVLPPSIEPHATGHIIEQEELVKQILANGYAYESNGSIYFDVAKYDKDHRYGVLSGRNLTDMVNNSRELAGVGEKRNQVDFALWKRAMPEHIMRWPSPWSDGFPGWHCECTAMGRKYLGDHFDIHGGGMDLIFPHHECEIAQAVASQGDEMVKYWMHNNMITINGQKMGKSLGNFITLEQFFTGEHDTLTQAYSPMTIRFFILSAHYRGTVDFSNEALQAAEKGYERLMNGIEDLVRIQTAAASDENTKKFVAVFRQKCYDAMNDDLMTPAAISTLFEACHLVNILIDHKAQISADDLKELTEVMHIFAFDILGLQNERGANNDAREEAYGKVVDMVLDLRAKAKAEKNWAVSDQIRDALADAGFQVKDTKDGVTWKLDR
- a CDS encoding DUF4250 domain-containing protein, whose protein sequence is MDYLPKDPAILVSSVNMLLRDEEFDTLESLCYNFDEDADKIKAYLYDAGYVYSVEQRQFRPIGFDERSA